Proteins from one Cryptomeria japonica chromosome 4, Sugi_1.0, whole genome shotgun sequence genomic window:
- the LOC131069037 gene encoding photosystem I reaction center subunit II, chloroplastic: protein MAMALQTTLAAAATAISAATSSRTSFAPSKRLSMQISRRPSRSVVMAAEAAAAEAEAPKGFVSPELKPDTPSPIFGGSTGGLLRKAQVEEFYVITWESPKEQIFEMVTGGAAIMRQGPNLLKLARKEQCLALGNRLRSKYKINYQFYRVFPNGEVQYLHPKDGVYPEKANPGRKGVGLNMRNIGKNVNPIEVKFTGKQPYEV from the coding sequence ATGGCAATGGCACTGCAAACAACGCTGGCGGCCGCCGCCACTGCAATCTCAGCCGCCACTTCATCCCGCACCAGTTTCGCTCCCTCAAAACGCCTGAGCATGCAGATCTCAAGGAGGCCATCGCGCAGCGTAGTAATGGCGGCAGAGGCGGCGGCGGCGGAGGCAGAGGCCCCCAAGGGTTTCGTCTCTCCTGAGCTGAAGCCCGACACACCCTCGCCGATCTTTGGTGGCAGCACAGGCGGGCTTCTTCGCAAAGCTCAGGTGGAGGAATTCTATGTCATTACCTGGGAATCGCCTAAAGAACAGATCTTTGAGATGGTTACTGGTGGTGCTGCCATTATGCGCCAGGGCCCTAATCTGTTGAAGCTTGCTCGGAAGGAACAGTGCCTGGCGCTGGGAAATCGCCTTCGCTCCAAATACAAGATCAATTACCAATTCTACCGCGTTTTCCCTAACGGTGAAGTTCAGTATTTGCACCCTAAGGATGGGGTTTACCCTGAAAAGGCAAACCCAGGGCGTAAGGGCGTCGGCCTGAATATGCGCAACATTGGCAAGAATGTTAACCCTATCGAGGTCAAGTTCACTGGCAAACAGCCTTATGAAGTTTAA